Within Amycolatopsis sp. FDAARGOS 1241, the genomic segment CCGGGCGAGCGGCGGTCGAACACGTCGGTGCCGACGGGGATGCCCTCGCCTTCGTCGGCGACGTCGACGGCCAGCACGTCGCCCGCGTCGCGCGCGGTGACGGTGACCGTGCCCGCGCCGTCACGCAGGGCGTTGTCCAGCAGCACGGTCATGATCTGCCGCAGCACAGCACCGGACACCCGCGCGTCCGCGACGACGGGCTCGACCGTCACCACGAGAGC encodes:
- a CDS encoding ATP-binding protein; this encodes MTVEPVVADARVSGAVLRQIMTVLLDNALRDGAGTVTVTARDAGDVLAVDVADEGEGIPVGTDVFDRRSPGARGTGIGLALAAGSRKPKAGGCASPTRARPSSRSCFLLRSCRI